One genomic window of Monodelphis domestica isolate mMonDom1 chromosome 1, mMonDom1.pri, whole genome shotgun sequence includes the following:
- the LOC103095010 gene encoding zinc finger protein 501-like encodes MVIMEPQDSPYNPKLIETQECDAWLKKQLANEERHLRQATITHNETPRGGHEYSQYGRKYNLKSTLITKQKIPIEKTLHKCDIHGKNLKPNSDIIKHQENTEKKTYKCNDCEKVYNDLSTLTQHYILHTGERPYKCNDCGKAFSRSSSLNKHQRIHTGEKPYECNECGKAFLQSTHFIQHQRIHTGEKPYGCNECGKSFSQSSYLNQHQRIHTGEKPYECNDCGKTFSRSAHLTQHQRIHTGEKPFKCDECGRAFSRNSSLFEHQKIHTGDKPYECNECGKAFSQSTLLTQHQRIHTDDKSYKCSECGKAFSRSSCLSKHQRIHTGEKPYNCNECGKAFSQSSCLSKHQRIHTGEKPYGCDICGKAFSQSTHLTEHQLIHTGEKPYECIKCGKMFSRKSSLLEHQFIHTGEKPYECVKCGKTFSRKSSLIEHQFIHTGEKPYKCNECEKTFSQRSCLSKHQRSHTEAKHYELNDSGNH; translated from the coding sequence ATGGTAATAATGGAACCACAAGATAGTCCCTACAACCCCAAGTTAATAGAAACCCAGGAATGTGATGCTTGGTTAAAGAAACAACTGGCAAATGAGGAGAGACATTTGAGACAAGCAACCATCACCCACAATGAAACTCCTAGAGGAGGTCATGAATATAGTCAATATGGGAGAAAATATAATCTAAAGTCAACCCTTATTACAAAACAGAAAATTCCGATAGAAAAGACACTACATAAATGTGATATACAtggaaagaacttaaaaccaaATTCAGATATAATTAAACATCAGgaaaatacagagaagaaaacatataaatgtaatgattgtgaaAAAGTTTACAATGACCTCTCAACCCTTACTCAGCATTATATACTTCATACTGGAGAGAGACCCTacaaatgtaatgattgtgggaaagcTTTCAGTCGGAGTTCATCCCTTAATAAGCATCagaggattcatactggagaaaaaccctatgagtgcaatgaatgtgggaaagcctttctTCAGAGCACACACTttattcaacatcagagaattcatactggagagaaaccttatggatgtaatgaatgtgggaaatccTTCAGCCAAAGCTCCTATCTCaatcaacaccagagaattcatactggagagaaaccttatgaatgtaatgattgtgggaaaacATTCAGTCGGAGTGCCCACCttactcaacatcagagaattcacactggagagaaaccattcaAATGTGATGAATGTGGGAGAGCCTTCAGTCGCAACTCCTCCCTTTTtgaacatcagaaaattcatacagGAGACAAACCCTatgagtgtaatgaatgtggcaaGGCCTTCAGCCAGAGCACACTCCTTACTCagcatcaaagaattcatactgatGATAAATCCTataaatgcagtgaatgtgggaaagccttcagccGGAGTTCATGCCTTTCTAAacaccagagaatccacactggagagaaaccctataattgtaatgaatgtgggaaagcttttagTCAAAGCTCATGCCTttctaaacatcagagaattcatactggagagaaaccctatggaTGTGATATATGTGGAAAAGCTTTTAGTCAGAGCACACACCTTACTGAACATCAGCttattcatactggagaaaaaccttatgaatgtattAAATGTGGGAAGATGTTTAGTCGTAAGTCATCTCTTCTTGAACATCAATTTATTCACACTGGGGAAAAGCCTTACGAGTGTGTTAAATGTGGAAAAACATTTAGTCGAAAATCATCCCTTATTGAGCACCAGTttattcacactggagagaaaccctataaatgtaatgaatgtgagaAAACCTTTAGCCAGAGGTCATGCCTTTCCAAACATCAGAGAAGTCATACTGAAGCCAAGCACTATGAGCTGAATGATTCAGGAAATCATTGA